In Plodia interpunctella isolate USDA-ARS_2022_Savannah chromosome 22, ilPloInte3.2, whole genome shotgun sequence, the following proteins share a genomic window:
- the LOC128679808 gene encoding facilitated trehalose transporter Tret1-like isoform X2: MCVVMVLPVFTYGTAVGWMSPMGARLMSKEDTPAKEPVHSEVISWMASVAYLVGTPAVFLFGYIVDNYGRKKALMFTSLSMVVCWGLKLYSTETWALITARAIIGLGVSGAYVVTPLYIKEISEDSIRGVLGSLVVLSQNLGNLMVYLLGEYLSYNATLWICLAVPLIHLLLFTTMPETPSYLLKCGKVEEARDALAWLRCRDASEAAVDSELQLLVLELEQNKEGRFFTNIKTLISDRSTFRAFRITLIITLAREMCGCLTVLHYASLIFTSASDDGWVLTANQQAALLGVVQLIGSLTASSLVERTGRKKLLGITCFVSGIALCALGSWFYVYHLGIICATWVPVAALCLCIYCDAAGLQPVPFVIMTEMFSFQLRGTVTSIVISFACALVSVQLRVFQPIADAVGLYLIFWLFAGICLVSTVYIFMEVPETKMRSIDEIYAKLGGKKEIKDCEADVTRL, translated from the exons ATGTGTGTCGTCA TGGTCCTCCCCGTGTTCACGTACGGCACAGCAGTAGGATGGATGTCACCCATGGGGGCTCGCCTGATGTCCAAAGAGGACACGCCGGCGAAGGAACCTGTGCATTCAGAGGTCATCTCCTGGATGGCGTCAGTGGCCTACCTCGTGGGCACGCCAGCAGTGTTCCTGTTTGGCTACATTGTGGACAACTATGGCAGGAAGAAAGCGTTGATGTTCACTTCTTTATCCATGGTG GTCTGCTGGGGTCTCAAGCTGTATTCCACGGAGACCTGGGCCCTGATCACAGCCCGAGCCATCATTGGCCTTGGCGTCAGTGGGGCCTACGTCGTCACCCCCCTTTACATCAAGGAAATCAGTGAAGATTCCATTCGAGGGGTGTTAGGGAGCTTAGTAGTACTATCACAAAACCTTGGGAACCTCATGGTGTACTTATTAGGGGAGTACTTGAGTTACAATGCGACACTGTGGATATGTTTGGCGGTGCCGCTGATTCATCTGCTGTTGTTTACGACTATGCCTGAAACACCTTCGTACTTATTGAAGTGTGGTAAAGTTGAG gAAGCCCGTGATGCCCTCGCGTGGCTGAGATGCAGGGACGCCTCGGAGGCTGCGGTGGACAGCGAGCTGCAGCTTCTAGTTCTTGAACTGGAGCAGAACAAGGAGGGAAGATTCTTCACCAATATCAAAACTTTGA TTTCGGACCGGAGCACCTTCCGAGCCTTCCGCATCACACTCATCATAACCCTAGCTCGAGAGATGTGCGGGTGCCTCACGGTCCTACACTACGCGTCTCTGATCTTCACATCTGCTAGCGATGACGGATGGGTTCTTACAGCCAATCAGCAGGCGGCTTTGCTTGGTGTTGTGCAGCTGATTGGGTCGTTGACCGCTTCTAGTTTAGTAGAGAGGACTGGAAGAAAG AAACTCCTAGGGATCACGTGCTTCGTCTCCGGCATAGCACTGTGCGCGCTGGGCTCCTGGTTCTACGTGTACCACCTGGGGATCATCTGCGCCACTTGGGTGCCGGTCGCCGCCCTGTGCCTGTGCATATACTGCGACGCGGCAGGGCTACAGCCTGTGCCGTTTGTTATCATGACTGAGATGTTCTCCTTCCAG CTCCGCGGCACAGTGACATCAATTGTCATCTCTTTCGCTTGCGCATTGGTCTCTGTCCAACTTCGAGTATTCCAACCAATAGCAGACGCCGTAGGCCTCTATCTCATCTTCTGGCTTTTCGCCGGGATCTGCCTCGTGAGCACCGTGTACATCTTCATGGAAGTACCAGAGACTAAGATGAGGAGTATTGATGAAATCTATGCGAAGTTAGGCGgaaagaaagagataaaagACTGCGAGGCTGACGTTACTAGGCTATAA
- the LOC128679808 gene encoding facilitated trehalose transporter Tret1-like isoform X1: MLKYTVKKYCAEGSKVNQLLMASLMVLPVFTYGTAVGWMSPMGARLMSKEDTPAKEPVHSEVISWMASVAYLVGTPAVFLFGYIVDNYGRKKALMFTSLSMVVCWGLKLYSTETWALITARAIIGLGVSGAYVVTPLYIKEISEDSIRGVLGSLVVLSQNLGNLMVYLLGEYLSYNATLWICLAVPLIHLLLFTTMPETPSYLLKCGKVEEARDALAWLRCRDASEAAVDSELQLLVLELEQNKEGRFFTNIKTLISDRSTFRAFRITLIITLAREMCGCLTVLHYASLIFTSASDDGWVLTANQQAALLGVVQLIGSLTASSLVERTGRKKLLGITCFVSGIALCALGSWFYVYHLGIICATWVPVAALCLCIYCDAAGLQPVPFVIMTEMFSFQLRGTVTSIVISFACALVSVQLRVFQPIADAVGLYLIFWLFAGICLVSTVYIFMEVPETKMRSIDEIYAKLGGKKEIKDCEADVTRL; this comes from the exons TGGTCCTCCCCGTGTTCACGTACGGCACAGCAGTAGGATGGATGTCACCCATGGGGGCTCGCCTGATGTCCAAAGAGGACACGCCGGCGAAGGAACCTGTGCATTCAGAGGTCATCTCCTGGATGGCGTCAGTGGCCTACCTCGTGGGCACGCCAGCAGTGTTCCTGTTTGGCTACATTGTGGACAACTATGGCAGGAAGAAAGCGTTGATGTTCACTTCTTTATCCATGGTG GTCTGCTGGGGTCTCAAGCTGTATTCCACGGAGACCTGGGCCCTGATCACAGCCCGAGCCATCATTGGCCTTGGCGTCAGTGGGGCCTACGTCGTCACCCCCCTTTACATCAAGGAAATCAGTGAAGATTCCATTCGAGGGGTGTTAGGGAGCTTAGTAGTACTATCACAAAACCTTGGGAACCTCATGGTGTACTTATTAGGGGAGTACTTGAGTTACAATGCGACACTGTGGATATGTTTGGCGGTGCCGCTGATTCATCTGCTGTTGTTTACGACTATGCCTGAAACACCTTCGTACTTATTGAAGTGTGGTAAAGTTGAG gAAGCCCGTGATGCCCTCGCGTGGCTGAGATGCAGGGACGCCTCGGAGGCTGCGGTGGACAGCGAGCTGCAGCTTCTAGTTCTTGAACTGGAGCAGAACAAGGAGGGAAGATTCTTCACCAATATCAAAACTTTGA TTTCGGACCGGAGCACCTTCCGAGCCTTCCGCATCACACTCATCATAACCCTAGCTCGAGAGATGTGCGGGTGCCTCACGGTCCTACACTACGCGTCTCTGATCTTCACATCTGCTAGCGATGACGGATGGGTTCTTACAGCCAATCAGCAGGCGGCTTTGCTTGGTGTTGTGCAGCTGATTGGGTCGTTGACCGCTTCTAGTTTAGTAGAGAGGACTGGAAGAAAG AAACTCCTAGGGATCACGTGCTTCGTCTCCGGCATAGCACTGTGCGCGCTGGGCTCCTGGTTCTACGTGTACCACCTGGGGATCATCTGCGCCACTTGGGTGCCGGTCGCCGCCCTGTGCCTGTGCATATACTGCGACGCGGCAGGGCTACAGCCTGTGCCGTTTGTTATCATGACTGAGATGTTCTCCTTCCAG CTCCGCGGCACAGTGACATCAATTGTCATCTCTTTCGCTTGCGCATTGGTCTCTGTCCAACTTCGAGTATTCCAACCAATAGCAGACGCCGTAGGCCTCTATCTCATCTTCTGGCTTTTCGCCGGGATCTGCCTCGTGAGCACCGTGTACATCTTCATGGAAGTACCAGAGACTAAGATGAGGAGTATTGATGAAATCTATGCGAAGTTAGGCGgaaagaaagagataaaagACTGCGAGGCTGACGTTACTAGGCTATAA